One window of Phycisphaeraceae bacterium genomic DNA carries:
- a CDS encoding biliverdin-producing heme oxygenase, whose protein sequence is MSSIASNPPLTLQLREHTAQHHKNAEGRALERSLAAGTLPRDLYLAMLGQRYLIHRVLEKHLANLNTTAPEVSVLIDQQQFLAPHAEADLRHFGVNISSITPLKSTQQLCEQIDQTAAKNPTALVGVHYVFEGSKNGARYLCRIVRQAYGLHTADGVRYMDPHGEQQRPLWEQFKQRLDSLPLEQDRITEIVAAAATTFDGISAIDDELMAGAPPVSASPGHAHRH, encoded by the coding sequence ATGAGTTCCATAGCATCAAATCCTCCATTGACATTGCAATTGCGTGAACACACGGCCCAGCATCACAAGAATGCTGAGGGACGCGCATTGGAACGCTCTCTTGCCGCCGGCACACTGCCGCGAGATTTGTACCTGGCCATGCTCGGCCAGCGTTACCTCATCCATCGCGTGCTGGAAAAGCATCTGGCGAACCTGAACACGACCGCGCCGGAAGTATCCGTGTTAATCGATCAACAACAGTTTCTCGCCCCGCATGCCGAGGCTGATCTGCGTCACTTTGGCGTCAATATCAGCTCCATCACTCCGCTTAAATCCACCCAGCAACTTTGTGAGCAGATCGATCAAACCGCAGCTAAGAACCCGACCGCACTGGTAGGTGTTCACTACGTCTTTGAGGGCAGTAAAAACGGTGCCCGTTATCTTTGCCGCATCGTTCGACAGGCTTACGGCCTCCATACCGCTGACGGCGTCCGCTACATGGATCCGCATGGTGAACAGCAGCGACCGCTGTGGGAGCAATTCAAACAGCGTCTGGACAGTCTGCCCCTTGAACAAGATCGCATAACGGAAATTGTGGCGGCAGCGGCAACCACCTTTGACGGTATCAGCGCAATCGACGATGAGTTGATGGCTGGTGCTCCTCCGGTCTCCGCATCGCCGGGACATGCGCATCGCCATTGA
- the plsY gene encoding glycerol-3-phosphate 1-O-acyltransferase PlsY — protein sequence MDWNWIIWIVAGYVAGSVPFGLLIGMARGVDVRKSGSGNLGTTNVGRVLGRQWGILCFVLDVLKGTLPVVGAGVALGYLGRDPLNHTDAWKWLAVAAAAVLGHVFPIWLKFRGGKGVATSLGVLLGFWPTLTLPGIAAVATWVVVVLIWRYVSLASIAAAIALLIYLIAFGLLRGATLQNLLPFLFVTTFLVLLVIVRHRSNIGRLLAGTENKVGKKPA from the coding sequence ATGGATTGGAATTGGATCATCTGGATTGTCGCAGGATACGTCGCGGGATCGGTGCCGTTCGGGCTGTTAATCGGCATGGCTCGCGGCGTGGATGTGCGAAAGTCAGGAAGCGGAAATCTGGGCACGACCAACGTCGGACGGGTGCTGGGGCGCCAATGGGGAATTCTCTGCTTTGTGTTGGATGTACTTAAGGGCACGTTGCCCGTCGTCGGTGCCGGGGTGGCACTGGGCTATCTCGGACGCGACCCACTGAACCACACGGACGCATGGAAATGGTTAGCGGTCGCGGCGGCAGCGGTGCTTGGTCACGTGTTTCCCATTTGGCTGAAATTTCGTGGAGGTAAGGGAGTGGCGACCAGTCTGGGCGTGTTGCTGGGTTTCTGGCCTACGCTGACTTTGCCTGGGATCGCGGCGGTGGCGACCTGGGTTGTCGTGGTGCTCATCTGGCGATATGTCAGCCTGGCGAGCATCGCAGCTGCAATCGCGCTGCTGATCTACCTGATCGCCTTTGGCCTGCTGCGCGGTGCGACGCTGCAAAACCTGTTGCCGTTCCTGTTTGTCACAACATTTCTGGTGCTGCTGGTAATCGTAAGACATCGCTCCAACATCGGCCGACTCCTTGCGGGCACAGAAAACAAAGTCGGCAAGAAACCTGCTTAA